A genomic window from Oceanobacillus timonensis includes:
- a CDS encoding YezD family protein has product MSKEHEVDDFYLKLKELLNDLDFGTITIVVQDGKVIQLEKNEKVRLK; this is encoded by the coding sequence ATGTCAAAAGAACATGAAGTCGATGATTTTTATTTGAAATTAAAGGAATTATTAAATGATTTGGATTTTGGAACAATTACGATTGTTGTTCAAGACGGAAAAGTCATTCAATTGGAGAAAAATGAAAAGGTAAGGTTAAAGTAA
- a CDS encoding TraB/GumN family protein, with product MKKLLLALSIFLLVGLLGACSGDEDASETEKEEEESVTEEDQTSEEAAEEEGSGEGNGGFLWKVESESGDTEMYLQGTIHLGNDDFYPLDPAIEDAYDSADVVLPEFNLLEETPSQEEMLEYATYEDDTTLEEELPEDTYADLASIFEENGLDLESMNEFQPWFVETMLLELVTTTSDVDSQSAVDLYFLEKATEDEKEIVSLESAEEQFEILSGYSMETQIQTLEAAVDGYEDGPEEMEALAEAWLEGDMETMENMSNDEEEAEINDEYMEELNDKRNINMANSLDDILQEDSGQNYFVFVGTAHFTVEPSIVTELEDKGYQVEHIY from the coding sequence ATGAAAAAATTATTGTTAGCGTTATCTATTTTTCTATTAGTTGGCTTGCTTGGCGCGTGCAGTGGAGACGAGGATGCATCTGAAACTGAAAAGGAAGAGGAAGAATCTGTAACTGAAGAGGACCAGACTTCAGAAGAAGCAGCGGAAGAAGAGGGAAGCGGCGAAGGAAACGGCGGATTCTTATGGAAAGTGGAATCGGAATCCGGTGATACGGAAATGTATTTACAAGGAACAATCCATTTAGGAAATGATGATTTTTATCCATTAGATCCTGCTATTGAAGATGCATATGATAGCGCAGATGTTGTTTTGCCGGAATTTAATTTGCTGGAAGAAACGCCTTCACAGGAGGAAATGTTAGAATATGCTACATATGAGGATGATACGACATTGGAAGAGGAACTTCCAGAAGACACATACGCAGATCTCGCCTCTATTTTTGAAGAAAACGGGTTGGATTTAGAATCGATGAATGAGTTTCAGCCTTGGTTTGTGGAGACAATGCTGCTGGAATTAGTTACGACGACGAGTGATGTTGATTCACAATCAGCTGTCGATTTATATTTCTTGGAAAAAGCAACAGAAGATGAAAAAGAAATTGTTTCATTAGAAAGCGCAGAAGAACAATTTGAAATACTCAGCGGTTATTCCATGGAAACACAAATACAAACATTGGAAGCAGCAGTGGATGGCTATGAAGATGGCCCTGAAGAAATGGAAGCACTTGCTGAAGCTTGGCTTGAAGGAGATATGGAAACAATGGAAAATATGTCTAATGATGAGGAAGAAGCCGAAATAAATGATGAGTATATGGAAGAGTTAAATGATAAGCGGAATATCAATATGGCGAACAGTCTGGATGATATTTTACAGGAAGACAGCGGGCAGAACTATTTTGTTTTTGTAGGAACTGCACACTTTACAGTTGAACCAAGTATTGTGACAGAGTTGGAAGATAAGGGATATCAGGTAGAACATATTTATTAA